GCTCGCGTCCGGGTCTACCCGGGTGCGAGTGGGGGCATGCGGTGCGGTAGTCATGAGACGTCCTGTCGGAAAGGTAGTACTCGGAGCGGGGCCGTATGCATACTTCTTCTGGGGGGCACGGGAAGGACCTGCGGGGTGTGGCATCCGCACGCCCTCCCCTCTGAGCGGTTCATCGGACGTCGCCGATCAGGACGGTGATTCCCGCACGTCCTGTAGCGGGATCGACATACCGGGCGGCGACGCAGGAGCATCCCGTCTCGACCTCGACGAGTTCCCCGTCACCTCCGGCCAGGGGCACCCGCAGCATCCGCGAGCGTCCCTCCAGGTCCACGACCTCGATCCACGATCCGCGCTCTGCGAACAGGTGCGCGCAGTCCGCCGGTCGCTCGGAGCCGTCGCCGGATTCGCCGGCTGTGGTCGCCGACTGCGGGACCGCGAAGGTCAGCGGACCCATGGTGACGACATTCCACGTCTCCGACGATTCGGGGTCGCTCACTCGGACCCGGACCGTCATGCCGTGATGGAGCAGATCGCCGGAGATATCGAGCGAGAACGACCCGTCGTCGCCCACAGTGGTCGTGGTCAGCACCACGCCCGCTTCGTCGAGTGCAGAGATGAGCACGCCGGGCCGACCGAAGCCCTCGATCAGCGGCGGGACGAAGGCGTCCTGCGAAATGGTCTGCGTCACGCGGAACGCCGGAGGCGTGTCTGCGCTCGGCGGACCGGACTCCGATCCGGGTGAGGGCATGGGCGATGGAGAGTGAATCGGCACCGGCGCGGGATCGGGTGTCGGTGGCGGTGCGGGTGCAGGCTCATCCACCGGGATCGGCGACGGTGCGACTGACTGTATCGCGCGGTGGTCCGAGGAAGCGGGCGGCACCGCGGTCGGCGGACGAGTGCCGATGTCCATCTGCTCCGAGTCGGCCTCCCTCGAGGAATCAGTCGGGACGGTGTCGGTCGGCGGAGTCGCCTCCGTCGGAACTGCATCGGTCTGAACGACTGGATCCGACGCCTGCGCGCGCGTGGCGGGGGCCGAAGGGCCGTCCGTGTGCGTGGTCGGAGCGTTGAGGGCGCCCGCGACGAGCACGATGGCCACCGCCACCACGAGCGCGGCTGCCGCCGGGACCGCCACGCCGCTCAGCGGAACGGATGCCGAGGCGTGCGCGCTCACGGGTCCGCCCTGGTGCGGGAGCAGCGGGTCGATCGCGGCCGATGCCTGTTCGGGGGCACGGACGTACGCGTCAGCCGCGGCTCCGCCCAGGACGGCGACAGGCAGAATGGAGCGCAGCCTGTGGGTCACCGTGTCGATCTCCGCGAACACCACCTGGCATCCTCGGCATTCCGCGAGGTGATCGCGGAAGCGCCTCTCGTCGTCGCCGCTGACCGGGAGATCACGCTGCGACACCAGTCGTCCGCAGAACCAGCGGCACTCCTCCGGCCTCGACGGGTCGTGGATGTGCGCCGTCAACCACGCCCGTCGGAAGCTCTCCCTCGCGCGATGGGCGAGAGCGGACACCGCATTCGGTGTGATCCCCATGAGCGGTGCGAGATCCCTCGGCTTCATGCCCTCGACCTCGAGATACCAGAGCAGGGTTCGGTGCCGGGCCGACAGCGTCGAGAAGACTGCAGCGACGCTGGACTGCTCCGCCATCCTCTCGATCGGGTCGACGACGTCCGGAGCCAGATCCCGTTCCGACAGCACTTCGATCGATACCGTCCTCCCCCGACGGCGCCAACGGACTGCGGTGTTGCGCAGGACTGCGAAGAGATAGGGACGGAAGACGTCGCGCGGCCCCCCTCCGTTCTTCGTCACGCGGAGTATGGAGGCGAACGCCTCGCTGACGAGGTCGTCCGGATCGGTGGCCGGCTCGATCGCCTTCGCCGCTCGACGCGCGGCGTCCACGTGACGCTGCCACAGGAGCGCGAAGTCGCCGATGTCCCCCTCGCGGACGGCTGCGAGGATCTGCTCGTCCGACGGCTCGTCTGGAAGCCCATCGAGGAGCACGTCCGGGTCGTGCGGCGGTGGCGGGCTCATGCGCATCCCCACCTGGACGACCATCGCGGAACCGGGCCGCGGCGGCCGGTGGCCGACGGAAGTGGGACGAGGCGTTGGGGGCGCCTCGTCCCATCGACTCTCGTGAGGGTCGAATCCGCCGGACGGGATTCGGCCGGGGAGGAACGAATCACGTGAAGCGGGGCGCCGGCAGGGTAACCGTCGCGAGGCCTGAGGCCATACTTACAGGACCCTGACAGCTCCGAATCGTGACGGATCCCGAGGAACTTTCTGCGCACGACGCTCACCGGTCGCTCTCCGCCGGCGACCCTACCGGCGCGAGCGCCAGGAACCGCATCTTGTTCTCGCCGTAGAAGCAGGTCTGGACCATGAACTCGCCGGACATGCCGACCAGCACCTCGACGTTCGACCACTTGGGCGTGTGACGCTCTTCGACGACCTCGTACAGCGTGTCGGATCCCGCCACCCTGACGCGCTGCCCGAGCTCCCAGCCGAGGATGATGTCGCCGCCGCAGTTGTTGTGCGCAGCGAACAGCGGGGGCACCTCGTCGATCCGATACGTGATCATCTCGGTGAACGTGCCGTCGCAGTGATCGAGCTCGACCATGCCGCCCTCGCCCCCCAGCCGGATCTCGGGCAGCTCGTCCGGCGCGAGCAGCTGATGCAGCTGCTTCTGCACCGCGACCTTGACGTTCCCGGTGGTCTTGTCGACCAGATCGGGCGCGAACACCGACGCGGCCAGGAAGACGGCCCCGAGAGTCACCAGCACGATGCTCGTCAGCAGCAATGCCCGCATCCGCCTACGGACCCGGCGCGAGGAGGGAGGCCCTCCGTCCGGCTCCGGTTCCCCGTCCTCGATGGCAGCGTGCCTCGTACGGACGTCTGTCGTCATGGTGCTGTCGGCCCCTCGACGTGCGTGGCACGGCGTGCCGCGCCACGTCGACCAGCGCCTGGCCGACCCGCACGTGCTGCGCGAGACGTGCGCGCCCTGCGGGGGGTGAGGATGACGAAGGTGAGCGCGGGAACACCGATCACGAGTAGCGCCCACCAGGGGAACCCGGCAGGATCTGTCGTGTCGGCGATCGTGGCGGCACCGGATGCCTCCGCCGGCGCGTCGATGCGCTCGGCCCGCACCAGAAGGCGGTGCGTATTGACTCCGGTCGGCGTGCAGGTCACAAGCGTGATGTAGTCCTTGCCCGGCACCTGGCGAAGCGCCTCCGTGTCGTCCGGCAGCACCGTGATGGTCCGATCGACCTCGTAGTAGAGGTCTTCCCCCAGGGTCGTCACGACGATGATGTCGCCGGACACGAGCTGATCGATGTCATCGAACAGCGTCGCCTGCACGAAGCCGTTGTGACCTGTCAGCACCGAATGGGTCCCCGCTCCGCCGACGGGCAGTGACGACCCGTAGAGATGTCCGATCCCACGGGACAGCGTCTCCTCATCGGTTCCATGGAAGATCGGCAGGTCGACGTGGATCCGAGGGATCCTGACCCGCGACATGGCGTCGGTCCCCTCGAGACGAAGCGTGTCGAAGTATGCCGAGGCGCCCTCACCGATCGCCGTCTGCTGGCCGTCGGCGCCGAGCGCGTACGGATCACGGAGAGGACCGGTGGGCAGATCCTCGTTGTAGGCCTCTGCCTCGGCGAGCATCTCCGAGATCGCCTCATCGGGTACCTGCTCGACCGACTGCACGTAGCCGTCGACATCAGTGTCGTGGCTCCAGGCGGAGAACCAGGACGCGGCCGTCGGATAGACCAGCACCACGACGCCGATGGTCGCGATGAGCATGACGATCGTCTGGCTCCACCCCCAGCGTGCCCGCCGCGCGCGAACGGTCGACGGACGCGGCGCGGGGGCATCCGATGAGGCGGTGTCGAGGAGGGTCATCAGCGCTTTCAGGTGAGGGAGGTGAAACACGAATGGGCCGTGCGGGGGAAGGAAGCTCTTCACCTCCCCCGCACGGCCGGTCTGCGGCTTACGCCTCGATGGCGGCCTTGCGGCGGCTGCGGATCGCGAGCAGGACTGCTCCACCGAGCAGCAGTACGCCTCCGGCGATGAACAGCGTCGTGCCGGCACCACCGGTCAGCGGCAGCTTGAATCCGGCGTTGGAGGGCACGTTGACGACCTCGAGGTCGACACCGACAGCCGTGGTGGCTGCGGTGACGGTGAACTCGATCGGCTCGGCGAGGAGTTCGAACCCGTCGGGAGCCACGATCTCGGCGAGCCAGTACGTCTGGTAGCCCGCGTCGCCTGCGGCGACTGCGGCGTTGTTCGCCCAGTCGGAGTAGCGCAGGCCCGAGATGGTGACGGTGCCGTCAGCTGCGACGGCGAACTCCGTCGCGCCGCCGAGAGCGATCGCGTTGGTGCCGTCCGCGGCATCCTGCTGGGTCGGGTACACCGAGAAGACGGCACCGGTCAGCGGTGCACCGGCCTTGTCGGTCTTCTCGACCGTGATGTCGCCCCACTTGGTGATGACCTCGGGGGTCACGGTGGGCCCGCCGGGCTCGCCGGGGGTGATGGTGAAGGATCCGAGGTTCGGGTACAGCACCGCGGTGTTGGCGATCTCGCCGATCTCGTTGACGGCGGCGGTGATGACGACCTGCACCTCGGTGCTGTTGTGGGCGGCGAGCACTGCGAGGCCGGCGGCCGTGAACTCGACCGTCACTGCGTTGGTGGCCGCGTCGTGCGTGATCGTGTAGTCGGTCGCGGCGAGCGCCGTGCCGTCGGCGAGGGTCACGGCGGCGCTGACGTAGTCGAGCTTGCTGTCGAGCGTGTCGACCACCTTGTATCCGTCGATGACGGCGACGTTCGGGATGTCGGCGGTGATCGTGAAGTCGATCTCATCGCCGAGCTTGATGTCGGCCGAGTCCTCGACGGTCTTCGTCGCGGCGGTCAGGGCGTTCTTCGGATAGACGTGCACGTCGTAGAGCCATGCGTCGTCATTCGCCGGATCCGTGAGCGGCACCGTCACGAGGAACGGCGCGACGCCGGTGGATCCCGCCAGCGGCGAGGTCTCGACCACGAAGTAGACGCCGAGGTCGAGGTTCGCCAGAGCGATCTCGCCGTTGGCATCCGTCAACGTCTCGCCACCCACGGCACTGGCCGTGTAGCCGGCCGCGGTGATGTCGGCGACGCTGTCCGGGTTCAGGTCGGCGAGGTCGCTCGCGTCGATCCAGCCCTGGTTGCCGGTGAGATCGATGGTGTCGACCTTGTAGACCGTGAAGCCGACGCCGGCGAGCGGCGGCAGTGCCACGTTCTGCTCGGTACCGTCGTTCGGCAGTCCCGTCGGGGTCTCCGGTGCCTCGTACTTGTGGATCGTCAGCGATCCCACGGCGTCGGGGTCGACGAGGTTGGGCGTCGCCGCACTCGCGGGAGCCGCCAGGGTCAGTGCGGCGATACCTGCGACGAGCAGGCCGGCCGCGACGCGGGAACCGCGTGGGGTGTTCGGAGTGTTCACTGTGTCTCTCTCTCGGTGGCCAGGTCGCCCTGGCAGGTGTTCAGCTGGTGGTGGTCGGGTCCTGCAGGTCAGGCCTGCGGGTCGTGGGTCTCGGCGTGAGCGTTGCGGCGGCGGACCCGGAGGGCCAGTCCGCCGGCGATCAGCACGACGAGGGAACCGGCGAGGAGGTAGGGCAGTGGCCCTGCTCCACCGGTCGTCGGAAGAAGCATCGCCGGCACGTCGCGCACGGTGATGAGCTGCCCGGTGGCGGTGACAGCCTCATCTCCGCCTGCGGTGATGCTGACCGTGCGATCGGCATTGATGACGAACTGCACGGGAGCAGCCAGCAGGGTGAAGCCGTCTGGTGCCGCCAGCTCGCTCAGCCAGTACGTTCCGGCCGGGATGCCGTCGATCTGGAACAGCCCGGTCTCGACATCGTCGAGGGTGAAGGGCAGCGCCGTTCCCGGCTCTCCGTTCACGTCCTCGAGGATCGCGAAGGAGGAGCCGTCCATGCGCACCCACGTGTCGTCGCTCGACTCCCCGATCTTCTCGATCTGCAATGGGATCCGGAACGCTTCGACCGGAGTCGTGGTGCTGTCGTCGTTGGACCGCACCGGCCCGCCGTCGGGATCTGTGCCGGTCGAGTGGGCCGTGTTCACGACCTCTCCCGCGTCGACATCGGCCTGGGTCAGGACGTACGGGGCGTTCGCGACGCAGTGCGCGATCTGGGCCGGGGCGATCGTCGCCGGAGTGCAGGTCACCGTGATGCTGCGCTGCGTGAGCCGGTCGTCGACCACGGCGATCCCTGCGACGGTGACGTTGCCGGTGTTGGTGACGTCGAAGGCGTAGAGGAGGTGGTCCCCGAGACCCGTCACGCCGTCCTGATCGACGTCGACGATCGAGACCGTCTTGTCGAGAAGCAGTGCGGGCGTCCAGACGGCCGGGATGATCTCGTCGTCGGTGTCGGTGACGTTCGGGCCGGTGGCCGGAGTGCCGGTGGTACGCGCCACGTTCGTCAGCGGTGCGTTGTCGAGGTCGCTCTGCTGCACGACATAGGTCGCCGTGCAGGTGAGCTTCGCCCCGCTCGCGAGCGTCACCGGAGCCGGCTTGTCGCACACCAGGGTGCTCATGTCCCCGACACCCGAGAACGAGTCCTCGGTGATGGTCACGTTGGTGAGGCTCGTGTTGGCCACCGTGTTCGTGAGCGCCTTCGGTGTGGTGTTGGTGGCGACGAACGTGTACGTCGCGATGTCCCCGACGGAGTCGTAGTTCGCGATGTTCGAGGTCTTCACCAGGTCGATGGACGGCTTGATGAACTCGACCGACGCGTTCTCCGGCGGGTTGAGGTTGGTGGTGACGTTGGCCGGGCCGTTGACGTAGGTGCCGTCGGTGTTGGACGTGACGTCGACCGTGATCGTGCAGCTGGCCTGCCCGAGGGCGAGATCTCCGCCGGTCACCGCGATCGACGTGCCTCCGGCAACCGTCGTGCGGACGAGGGCATTGCCGGTGACCTGCGCGCACGTCCCGCCGATGTTCGGCGTCGGAGCGATCACCAGTCCCGTGGGCAGTGCATCCGTGAACGTCCAGTCGCTCTTGGCGAGCAGGTCGGTCGTGTTCGTGATGGTGAATGTGAGCTTCGATACCCCACCACGAGTGACGACGGTCGGCGAGAACGACTTGTCCAGGCTCGGGGTGACATCGAGGAGTCGGATGTTGTCGAACCCGCCGTCGTTGCCGTTCGTGACGCCCGAGGCGTTGTACATCTTGATGCCGAGCGAGCTGCCCGCGTACTGGAAGGCCGACGTGGCCTGCAGCGACTGCACGTAGGCGGTCATGGTGGTGTTGGTGCCCACCGCGAGCGGACGGTTCACGACGACGGTCTGACGGGTCGGGCTCGGTCGGCACCCGTTGAGGACACCGCCGACGTTGGTGGCGAGTCCTCCTCCGTCGACCAGCTGGAACTGGTACTGCGGATCGCTCGCCTGCGTCGTGGTGCTGGCGGGGTTCGCGCAGTTGCCGTACACGGTGT
This genomic interval from Microbacterium hydrocarbonoxydans contains the following:
- a CDS encoding RNA polymerase sigma factor, which encodes MSPPPPHDPDVLLDGLPDEPSDEQILAAVREGDIGDFALLWQRHVDAARRAAKAIEPATDPDDLVSEAFASILRVTKNGGGPRDVFRPYLFAVLRNTAVRWRRRGRTVSIEVLSERDLAPDVVDPIERMAEQSSVAAVFSTLSARHRTLLWYLEVEGMKPRDLAPLMGITPNAVSALAHRARESFRRAWLTAHIHDPSRPEECRWFCGRLVSQRDLPVSGDDERRFRDHLAECRGCQVVFAEIDTVTHRLRSILPVAVLGGAAADAYVRAPEQASAAIDPLLPHQGGPVSAHASASVPLSGVAVPAAAALVVAVAIVLVAGALNAPTTHTDGPSAPATRAQASDPVVQTDAVPTEATPPTDTVPTDSSREADSEQMDIGTRPPTAVPPASSDHRAIQSVAPSPIPVDEPAPAPPPTPDPAPVPIHSPSPMPSPGSESGPPSADTPPAFRVTQTISQDAFVPPLIEGFGRPGVLISALDEAGVVLTTTTVGDDGSFSLDISGDLLHHGMTVRVRVSDPESSETWNVVTMGPLTFAVPQSATTAGESGDGSERPADCAHLFAERGSWIEVVDLEGRSRMLRVPLAGGDGELVEVETGCSCVAARYVDPATGRAGITVLIGDVR
- a CDS encoding class C sortase → MTLLDTASSDAPAPRPSTVRARRARWGWSQTIVMLIATIGVVVLVYPTAASWFSAWSHDTDVDGYVQSVEQVPDEAISEMLAEAEAYNEDLPTGPLRDPYALGADGQQTAIGEGASAYFDTLRLEGTDAMSRVRIPRIHVDLPIFHGTDEETLSRGIGHLYGSSLPVGGAGTHSVLTGHNGFVQATLFDDIDQLVSGDIIVVTTLGEDLYYEVDRTITVLPDDTEALRQVPGKDYITLVTCTPTGVNTHRLLVRAERIDAPAEASGAATIADTTDPAGFPWWALLVIGVPALTFVILTPRRARTSRAARAGRPGAGRRGAARRATHVEGPTAP
- a CDS encoding SpaH/EbpB family LPXTG-anchored major pilin, producing the protein MNTPNTPRGSRVAAGLLVAGIAALTLAAPASAATPNLVDPDAVGSLTIHKYEAPETPTGLPNDGTEQNVALPPLAGVGFTVYKVDTIDLTGNQGWIDASDLADLNPDSVADITAAGYTASAVGGETLTDANGEIALANLDLGVYFVVETSPLAGSTGVAPFLVTVPLTDPANDDAWLYDVHVYPKNALTAATKTVEDSADIKLGDEIDFTITADIPNVAVIDGYKVVDTLDSKLDYVSAAVTLADGTALAATDYTITHDAATNAVTVEFTAAGLAVLAAHNSTEVQVVITAAVNEIGEIANTAVLYPNLGSFTITPGEPGGPTVTPEVITKWGDITVEKTDKAGAPLTGAVFSVYPTQQDAADGTNAIALGGATEFAVAADGTVTISGLRYSDWANNAAVAAGDAGYQTYWLAEIVAPDGFELLAEPIEFTVTAATTAVGVDLEVVNVPSNAGFKLPLTGGAGTTLFIAGGVLLLGGAVLLAIRSRRKAAIEA
- a CDS encoding DUF7507 domain-containing protein, giving the protein MSIRSHRRGRTPRTAVTAWWRAIVVAVGAVVVATSLGITPPQPPTAQAAAGVTEAPTVVFTENFENGMTNLATGAKSYTTANGAAQYVGAAGQTYTGSTSWINGNRCNGVILSYNNSLAPAWASTPVLTNKCSTVAGVQSYNGIRTLARAMGVVTGSGDNEHIVSGYTECQLTALGNTGTCDVIGSGPTNGVMFQTTTSIPVTPNRYYTFSVDTVYGNCANPASTTTQASDPQYQFQLVDGGGLATNVGGVLNGCRPSPTRQTVVVNRPLAVGTNTTMTAYVQSLQATSAFQYAGSSLGIKMYNASGVTNGNDGGFDNIRLLDVTPSLDKSFSPTVVTRGGVSKLTFTITNTTDLLAKSDWTFTDALPTGLVIAPTPNIGGTCAQVTGNALVRTTVAGGTSIAVTGGDLALGQASCTITVDVTSNTDGTYVNGPANVTTNLNPPENASVEFIKPSIDLVKTSNIANYDSVGDIATYTFVATNTTPKALTNTVANTSLTNVTITEDSFSGVGDMSTLVCDKPAPVTLASGAKLTCTATYVVQQSDLDNAPLTNVARTTGTPATGPNVTDTDDEIIPAVWTPALLLDKTVSIVDVDQDGVTGLGDHLLYAFDVTNTGNVTVAGIAVVDDRLTQRSITVTCTPATIAPAQIAHCVANAPYVLTQADVDAGEVVNTAHSTGTDPDGGPVRSNDDSTTTPVEAFRIPLQIEKIGESSDDTWVRMDGSSFAILEDVNGEPGTALPFTLDDVETGLFQIDGIPAGTYWLSELAAPDGFTLLAAPVQFVINADRTVSITAGGDEAVTATGQLITVRDVPAMLLPTTGGAGPLPYLLAGSLVVLIAGGLALRVRRRNAHAETHDPQA